In bacterium, a single genomic region encodes these proteins:
- a CDS encoding 3-hydroxyacyl-CoA dehydrogenase NAD-binding domain-containing protein, whose amino-acid sequence MRTDFRTVKVELQDGTAVLRLDNPPVNQLSEHFVREMADAILSGFQDPEVRCLILTGTGRNFIAGADITEVQKVTDKEYLFQKVMENNRFLNAIEQGPKPVIAAINGHCLGGGLEIAMACHYRVAASGVQIGQPEVQIGLIPGAGGTQRLPRLVGLPDALQMITTGKGISAEEALQKGCIDEVVEPSRLLDAALLAAARFVSGDLQQKARITRDLSEKLPSPEQKQNIFNFAKAVAAKQAKGYIAPFKAIEAMEKGLSQDFEGDLKREAELFCECAVSEVAKNLIGIFLNTRAAGRLPRIEGLEPARIKKVGMLGGGVMGSGIVNLLLRNNFETVLWEINDAARQKALEAVRKTFSYPIKKGKMTQQDLEKLLQERLVSTTALEEMKDVDLVIEAVVEDMKIKQELWKKLEGICRKEVVFATNTSALPITEMASVLEDPGRMIGLHFFNPAERMQLLEIICGKKTSDQTLATSVAFSRAIKKVPIVVNDGPGFYVSRQLGALMGESTFMVAEGVDPAEIEEAVVDFGMPMGPATLSDLTGIDIGYHVGRNFERSFGERWKMSPIYELVYKTGCYGRKTGAGWYDYSGEKPVPNPKVRQVVEQYLKEHGIAPKQMSRDQIIERMLARAINEAAYIIQEGICDRPQDMDLAMIYGTGFPPYRGGLLRYADKWGLKNVYQKLLELQREHGARFTPCPLLVEMAEKGETFYK is encoded by the coding sequence ATGAGAACCGATTTCAGGACGGTGAAGGTGGAGCTTCAAGATGGAACAGCTGTTTTGAGGCTGGACAATCCTCCCGTTAACCAGCTCTCAGAGCATTTTGTCAGGGAAATGGCCGATGCCATCCTCTCAGGATTTCAGGATCCTGAGGTAAGATGTCTCATCCTGACAGGCACAGGAAGGAACTTCATTGCAGGTGCGGACATAACAGAGGTGCAAAAGGTCACTGACAAAGAATACTTGTTCCAGAAGGTGATGGAGAACAACCGCTTCCTGAATGCCATAGAACAGGGTCCCAAGCCTGTGATCGCGGCCATAAACGGCCACTGCCTGGGAGGAGGCCTCGAAATAGCCATGGCCTGTCACTACAGGGTTGCGGCCAGTGGAGTGCAGATTGGTCAGCCCGAGGTACAGATAGGCCTGATACCAGGAGCAGGGGGTACCCAGAGGCTTCCCAGGCTTGTGGGGCTGCCCGACGCTCTTCAGATGATAACCACAGGAAAGGGCATTTCAGCCGAGGAGGCACTTCAGAAAGGCTGTATAGACGAAGTGGTGGAGCCCTCAAGGCTTTTGGATGCGGCCCTTTTGGCTGCAGCACGCTTTGTCTCAGGGGATCTCCAGCAAAAGGCCAGAATAACCAGAGATCTCAGCGAGAAACTTCCCAGCCCTGAACAGAAACAAAACATCTTCAACTTTGCCAAGGCAGTGGCCGCCAAACAGGCCAAGGGATACATCGCCCCATTCAAGGCCATAGAGGCCATGGAAAAAGGCTTGAGCCAGGATTTCGAGGGGGATCTCAAGAGGGAGGCCGAGCTTTTCTGCGAATGCGCAGTTTCTGAAGTGGCCAAGAATCTGATAGGGATCTTTCTCAACACCCGGGCTGCAGGGCGACTCCCCCGCATAGAGGGCCTGGAGCCTGCAAGGATAAAGAAGGTTGGCATGTTGGGCGGGGGTGTGATGGGATCGGGGATAGTGAATCTGCTTTTGAGAAACAATTTTGAGACCGTTCTTTGGGAAATAAATGATGCGGCAAGGCAAAAGGCCTTAGAGGCCGTGAGAAAGACCTTCTCCTACCCTATAAAGAAGGGCAAGATGACACAGCAGGATCTGGAAAAGCTGCTTCAGGAGAGGCTTGTCAGCACCACAGCCCTGGAGGAAATGAAGGACGTGGATCTGGTCATCGAGGCCGTTGTGGAGGATATGAAGATTAAGCAGGAACTCTGGAAAAAACTGGAGGGAATATGCCGCAAAGAGGTTGTTTTTGCCACAAACACATCAGCACTGCCCATCACAGAAATGGCATCTGTGCTGGAGGATCCGGGCAGGATGATAGGACTGCACTTCTTCAACCCGGCCGAAAGGATGCAGCTCCTGGAGATAATCTGCGGCAAGAAGACCTCGGATCAGACACTTGCCACTTCAGTAGCCTTTTCCAGAGCCATAAAGAAGGTGCCCATAGTTGTAAACGATGGTCCTGGTTTCTATGTGTCCAGACAGCTTGGGGCCTTGATGGGAGAGTCCACCTTCATGGTGGCCGAAGGGGTGGATCCGGCTGAGATAGAAGAGGCCGTGGTGGATTTCGGCATGCCCATGGGTCCAGCCACTCTGAGCGATCTGACAGGTATTGACATAGGCTACCATGTGGGCAGGAACTTTGAGCGATCCTTCGGGGAGAGATGGAAGATGTCCCCCATATACGAGCTTGTATACAAGACAGGTTGTTATGGGCGAAAGACAGGGGCTGGCTGGTATGATTACAGCGGTGAAAAACCTGTGCCCAACCCCAAGGTGAGACAAGTGGTGGAACAGTACCTCAAAGAGCATGGTATAGCCCCAAAGCAGATGAGCCGGGATCAGATCATAGAAAGAATGCTGGCAAGGGCAATCAACGAGGCTGCCTACATCATCCAGGAGGGCATATGTGACAGACCTCAGGACATGGACCTGGCCATGATATATGGAACCGGCTTTCCGCCTTACCGTGGCGGCCTCCTGCGCTATGCGGACAAATGGGGACTCAAGAATGTTTACCAGAAGCTCCTGGAACTGCAAAGGGAACACGGAGCACGCTTTACCCCATGTCCTTTATTGGTAGAAATGGCTGAAAAAGGAGAGACCTTTTACAAATAG
- a CDS encoding acyl-CoA dehydrogenase, protein MAERFVSERNLRFLLYEIFHAESLTQYPYYQDHGRETFDLVLDTAMKLARELLKPVLKEMDQHPPRLVDGRVLVHPVVRRIMKECGEGGWIAAHAPYELGGQQLPLLVTSACRFIFSAANYSASVYPFLTTGAAHLIESFGSEELKRTYIPKMFSGQWQGTMALTEPQAGSSLSDILTQAEPCPEGNYRIKGQKIFISTGDHDGVENVVHLMLARIKGAPPGVKGISLFVVPKLRPNPDGSLVPNDVTVTQIYHKLGYRGAPITQLSLGENQDCKGYLVGEAHKGLSYMFQMMNEARIDVGMGAAAIASAAYYASLEYARERPQGRPPGAKDPTRPQIPIIRHADVKRMLLFQRAVVEGSLGVIMQCALWADLCRVLEDPTEKERSFLLLDLLTPVAKSYPSEMGILSVSAGLQCLGGYGYCEEFPLEQFYRDARIHPIHEGTTGIQGLDLLGRKVLMKQGRAFALFLEEVQKTLGEAEGISSLEEQTLALREAVKTLTDVTRHLVGLAQRGDLEVFLADATLYLELFGIVAVAWQWLKQAMGACKGLLSRPSQADCFFYQGKLATMRYFFQYELPKIHGLASRLTSPDHLTVEIGEEHFQD, encoded by the coding sequence ATGGCTGAGCGTTTTGTTAGCGAGAGGAATCTGAGGTTTCTCCTTTATGAGATCTTCCATGCCGAATCCCTTACGCAATATCCCTACTACCAGGATCACGGCCGGGAGACATTTGATCTGGTTCTGGATACAGCCATGAAGCTGGCCAGGGAGCTCTTGAAACCAGTACTCAAAGAGATGGATCAGCACCCTCCCAGGCTGGTGGATGGAAGGGTGCTGGTGCATCCTGTGGTAAGGAGGATCATGAAGGAGTGCGGGGAGGGAGGTTGGATAGCAGCCCATGCCCCCTATGAGTTGGGCGGCCAGCAGCTTCCCCTTCTTGTGACCTCGGCCTGTCGTTTCATCTTCTCGGCTGCCAACTATTCGGCCAGTGTCTATCCGTTTCTCACCACAGGGGCCGCTCACCTGATAGAGTCCTTTGGAAGCGAGGAATTAAAAAGGACCTATATCCCCAAGATGTTCTCAGGGCAATGGCAGGGTACCATGGCCCTGACCGAGCCCCAGGCAGGCAGTTCCCTTTCTGACATTCTCACCCAGGCCGAGCCTTGCCCTGAGGGAAATTACAGAATAAAAGGACAAAAGATCTTCATATCCACCGGCGACCATGATGGTGTGGAAAACGTGGTGCACCTAATGCTGGCCCGGATCAAGGGGGCTCCCCCTGGAGTGAAGGGCATATCCTTGTTTGTGGTTCCCAAGCTGCGTCCAAATCCCGACGGATCTCTTGTACCCAATGACGTAACGGTCACCCAGATCTATCACAAGTTGGGATACAGGGGAGCACCCATAACACAGTTGAGCCTGGGAGAGAACCAGGATTGCAAGGGTTACCTGGTGGGAGAGGCCCACAAAGGGCTCTCCTATATGTTTCAGATGATGAACGAGGCCAGGATAGACGTGGGCATGGGGGCTGCAGCCATAGCTTCTGCAGCCTACTACGCCTCACTGGAATACGCCAGGGAAAGGCCCCAGGGAAGACCTCCAGGGGCCAAGGATCCCACAAGACCACAAATTCCCATAATTCGTCACGCCGATGTCAAGAGGATGTTGCTCTTTCAAAGGGCAGTGGTGGAGGGCTCCCTAGGCGTCATCATGCAATGCGCGCTTTGGGCAGACCTGTGCCGTGTGCTGGAGGATCCAACGGAAAAAGAACGCAGTTTCCTGCTTCTGGATCTTCTGACGCCAGTGGCCAAGAGCTATCCCTCTGAGATGGGGATCCTTTCTGTGAGCGCAGGGCTCCAGTGTCTTGGGGGCTATGGATACTGCGAGGAGTTTCCCCTGGAACAGTTCTACAGGGATGCCAGAATCCATCCCATCCACGAAGGCACAACCGGGATCCAGGGACTGGATCTGCTGGGAAGAAAGGTGCTCATGAAACAAGGCAGGGCCTTTGCTCTATTTCTGGAGGAGGTACAAAAGACCCTTGGCGAGGCTGAAGGCATCAGCAGCCTGGAAGAACAAACCCTGGCCCTGCGGGAAGCGGTGAAAACCCTCACTGATGTGACCAGGCATCTGGTGGGTCTGGCCCAGAGGGGGGACCTGGAAGTCTTCCTGGCAGATGCCACCCTGTACCTGGAGCTGTTCGGCATAGTGGCCGTGGCCTGGCAGTGGTTGAAGCAGGCAATGGGGGCCTGCAAAGGCCTCTTGTCAAGGCCCAGCCAGGCTGACTGTTTTTTCTACCAGGGGAAACTGGCCACCATGAGATATTTCTTCCAGTATGAACTTCCCAAGATCCATGGTCTGGCCTCAAGGCTTACAAGCCCTGACCACCTTACCGTTGAGATAGGAGAAGAACATTTTCAGGACTGA
- a CDS encoding nitronate monooxygenase gives MGKRVLKTKLCEMLGIEYPILSAGMGPTLIGEKTGAPVELVVAVSEAGGLGVLGGSGFTVDELRDAIREIKKLTPKPFGVDLLLPKNLDLGGGLGQKGPEQLPLSVLLKAIPKPHQEWIAKVREELGLPQTEIMVRMNTTTMRPQEAVQVCLEEKVPLFCAGLGNPGFMVSEAHARGMKVLGITGNAKNARRMAQSGVDLLVAQGHEGGGHTGRIGTMALLPQAIDAAYPVPVLAAGGIGDGRGVAAALAMGCVGVWVGTRFLATEEGGALPVNKKRILDSTDEDTRVSRAYTGKTLRASYNKFHDLWDNSGLEPLPFPTQVLISSALLAAFIEANKTEYVGGLAGQISGLIKEIKPARQVLEEMVEEAVDILTRRLPESVVAR, from the coding sequence ATGGGCAAAAGAGTCCTTAAGACAAAGCTTTGTGAAATGCTGGGCATAGAATACCCCATATTGAGCGCCGGTATGGGACCCACTCTCATAGGAGAGAAAACCGGTGCTCCTGTGGAGCTTGTGGTGGCAGTGTCCGAGGCAGGAGGGCTGGGAGTTCTAGGCGGAAGTGGTTTTACCGTGGATGAACTCAGGGATGCCATCAGGGAGATCAAGAAGCTCACCCCAAAGCCTTTCGGGGTGGACCTGCTCCTTCCAAAGAACCTGGATCTGGGAGGGGGCTTAGGGCAGAAAGGGCCAGAGCAGTTGCCTCTGAGCGTGTTGCTCAAGGCCATTCCCAAGCCCCATCAGGAGTGGATAGCCAAGGTGAGGGAAGAGCTGGGGCTGCCCCAAACCGAGATCATGGTGCGCATGAACACCACTACCATGAGGCCCCAGGAGGCGGTTCAGGTGTGTCTGGAGGAGAAGGTACCGCTGTTTTGTGCAGGACTTGGAAATCCCGGCTTCATGGTAAGCGAGGCCCACGCCAGGGGAATGAAGGTCTTGGGCATAACAGGCAATGCCAAGAACGCCAGACGAATGGCGCAATCTGGAGTGGATCTGCTGGTGGCCCAGGGCCATGAGGGTGGCGGCCACACAGGCCGGATAGGCACCATGGCACTTCTGCCCCAGGCCATAGACGCTGCGTATCCGGTGCCGGTTCTGGCCGCAGGGGGCATTGGGGACGGCAGAGGTGTTGCTGCGGCTTTGGCCATGGGCTGTGTAGGGGTCTGGGTTGGGACCCGATTTCTGGCTACAGAAGAAGGTGGTGCGCTTCCGGTGAACAAAAAGCGCATATTGGACTCCACAGACGAAGACACCAGGGTGAGCCGGGCCTATACAGGCAAGACTCTCAGGGCCAGCTACAACAAGTTCCACGATCTCTGGGACAACTCAGGCCTTGAGCCCTTACCTTTCCCAACCCAGGTTTTGATCTCCTCGGCCTTGCTGGCTGCATTCATAGAGGCCAACAAGACCGAGTACGTTGGGGGGCTGGCAGGTCAGATCTCGGGTCTCATAAAGGAGATAAAGCCGGCCAGGCAGGTCCTGGAAGAAATGGTGGAGGAGGCCGTTGACATACTGACCAGAAGACTTCCTGAAAGCGTTGTGGCCAGATAG